The genomic DNA GGGTTTCCACAATTTCATTCTTTCCCAAGCATGATCATTTGCTTCTCTCTCCAGGTAATTTTATAAGCACCTGTTCAATTCTAACCAACTAGTGATCATCTCAAACCAGAGCTTGGTACTTGCTCATTATATCGATATTCCACGACTAGGACTTTGCCAAACTTCAATCGACTGGTGATCCTTTCGGGTAACAAACATTCTACTTCCTCCAAACGCCAATCCGGTAATCTTGTTTTCTCCTGAATCCGCTAATTTCCCAAATGAATTTTTCCTAAAAACCCTCCCTTCCGGTACATCCCGGCTTGCATTCCCTACCAAACCCGTGATCACTTCAGACCAAAGCTCGATCCCACTTCCTTTACTACAAAACACATGATTGCCATAGCTCTCAAGCTTACACCCAAgtccttctcttctttcattcaagcttctctttctctcttccccAAGACAAACCCATGGATCCTTAGCTCCTAAACTCCTCAAATCAGCGTAGAAAACTTCCCCTGAAGCCACACCGACCTTGAAAACCGCAGAGAGATTATCGGAGACAGTAACATCAGAGAAACAATCATGTGCCTCCTTAATCTCCCAAACCATATTCCTTGACCTAACATCCCAAAACCTTATGTGGCCATTGACACCAGATGGACTAGTATGAGAACCAGAAACCATCAACAAGTTACAACTCTCAACCCATCTCAACTTAGTCGATGGAATTGCAGAATCAATGCCAGCACCATAAATCTCACAATGATCAATCTCAGAGACAGGCAACAAAGTAGAGAGATCATACACCATAATCGAATTCGAGTTCCTTCTGCTAGATTCAAAGCTAGTAAACAAAAACTCAGTGGAAGAACCTATGGCTTGAACCGTAGAGCTAGACCTAGTCACGTTTTCCCAATTAAGAGTCGTACGGACGAATCCGCCGTTTTCGAGATCGATGATTTGCAAACCTGGGAAATCGGTGGCTCCGGCGGCTAAAACTCCCGGAGATATCTCAAGAAGAGAATCAACCGCGGAGAAGTTAGTCAACACAGTCGATTTTTGCCTCAACGACCAATCGAAGGAAGTGATTTTGCTACCGTGCGCCACGTGGAGACCTCCGCCGTTAACCGACGGCGAGATCGAAGACGGAGAATCTCGACCGTTCAATTGAAGAATCCTAGATCTACGGAGATCAAACGGCTCGAACTGCGACGGATTCGAGAGTGAATCGATTAAGAAAGACTCGATACCGTAGTATCTAGATTCGTGGATGAGATCTCGAACATCGAAGGAgcgtgatgatgatgatgatctcgcAGGTAAGTTTCCAGTACGGAGGATGTAGAGAAGAACGGAGAACAAATCGGGATCTCGATCGACGAAACGAGGAGTTGAGTCAGTGACGACGAGTCGAGATAGAAGAGAATCGGTGCCGGCTAAGGTTAACGTTTGTTTCGTCGTTTGGAAGATTCGGCCTCCGACGTTGATGGATACAACGTTCGATTCATGAGCGATCGTCGAAAAATTCATCAGAGCAGCAAATCNNNNNNNNNNNNNNNNNNNNNNttttttttttttttttggcagagtAAACACTAAACAGAGAAGAGTTTAATTTGTACaccaaaacaacaattaaaacatatatataaaaccataaataaaccaagtttatatatgtagttaaaaaaattatgaagatCTAATCTTAATAAGTCTacataatatatagtaaatcTAACATGTATCTAAAATATGTGTTTATCTATctcctaaaagaaaaaggagatagactaatttaaatgAGAATTGATGATAGACTAATTTTCATTATGGTTTCTAAACTCCAAACTTATtgatttatctctctctctctctctctctctctctctctctctctgtggttGAAAAGTAAATATTAATTAGGACGATGGTATCTTCGTTCTGGTCCTGGAAGGAAACGCTTCTAATGTTTTTTCCAATACTCTTCGGCATACTCGCCCTCCTCATAAGTATCATCTGGCAAATTTGCATCAAGTTATTCAAGTGTATTCAACCTCCTACGGAACCAGCTCTTGAGACTCACCAAAATCCTCCACTGTCTCAGCCTCAACAAGACATTGAGACCGGACATCTAAGGCCGCCTCAGTCTCAACAACAAGACATCAAAACCGGATATACGAGTTGGATCAAGGAAGTAAAGTTTAAAGATATCATCAAAGAAGATGGATTTGGTGATAAGATTTGTTGTTCAATTTGTCTTGAAGAGTTTGAAGATGGCCATGCGATTGTTCACATAAACAAGTGTAGACATGTTTTTCATcgtttttgtattgtttcttgGCTGAAGCAGAACCGAAGCTGCCCGAATTGTCGATGTTTTTGACTAGGGctgggttttatttttttttaaatatgatttgatCCCATTATAGTTCGATTTATTTCATAACTGTGTTAGTTTCCGAATTTAATAGTAGCAAACTATAcgaaaacacttagttttgatttattttggatGCTTTTAAATCTTATGGAAGATCTTCTTTTAAGTGGTTACGCTAGCACAGTTTTGCTAGAAAACTAACTGCGGATGAGATCATCACAAAGAGCCCTTGGAGCTCCTTCATACGTAATACGTTGACTTTGAAGAGCACCTGAAACATGATACTGATGAAATTTAAGTGCATAACTAGAGAATTCAAGACTAATTCCAAAATATGGTACTAAATATTGCATGCTTTGAagaattttaattacaattggaaaaatatataacttcgAGTGACAAATACAAGATCCAATTAAACATGGTTCTAATacatcatttaatttaattaatttctttagAATTTTATTAACATAAAACGATTTTGGTATATTTATCTTCCTACCTAGGATAAAGGTTATCATCTTtgagaattaaaaacaaagcCATATAGTAAGACTTGTTCGACATCTTGCAAAGAGAAATTTAGTaaatgtttcttttggtttgaaGGAGCCAAAATGTGACACATGGACCATAATGTTGCAAAAATGTGACTCACGAACCATTTAACAATCTAGATCAAAATATAAAGGTAGGTACAGTATAATATATTACCATTGATATGGATTTGTATCATGCCTATctatgtaaaatctaaactttgtTTCAAATAGTAGTAGTAATTAGTAAACGAtgttagagaaaagaaaatagaataaaagcctacataaaaataaattatcgaATCAATAACCGGTCTAAACCGGAAAACCCCACttatttgaaattgaaaagacTAACAATTCGGTCGGTCTAATAATGTACACAAACGTCCGGTCCGATAAATTAAACAGGTGAACAAAGCACAAAGGGAGAAATAGATTTCACAGTTCTCAGTTATAAGCATGATCATATACATAGAACAAGCTCCCTACCAAAGCCGATTCAGGGATCTGGTTTGCCTGCAAtagcaacatcatcatcatcatcatcttcatcttcgtcatctGAGCCGAATTCCTCTTCACTTAGTTCTTCATCGCTAGACTTATCTTCTGAACCTTCCCCTGGCTTTGCATACTTCTCACAGTATTCTGAAACCGCAATACCCAACAAAGATGAGCAAAATAACCCATCAAAACTTCCTTAAAATTGTCCCCAAAATACCTCAACCACAACATAATCAAGAACTTGTAAAACGCCTAAACATATACAATGATATCATTATTCACCTCATTACTTAAATGCTCCTAAACTTTGAAATGATCAGAAACTTTATCTTATCATGAAATTGTAATGAGTAAATCATCGTATAATCACTTGCACATCGTTAACAATtcatataaatcaaacaaaagctaTAATTCATGAGAACAAATAAGCACGAATGAATGAGAGGAACATTCATCGTTAAGAATGGTAATCTCAAGCACGCACACATTAAGAACAGGTTCAAGATACTAACAATTCTCAGTATCCTAAAATCTTTATACCTCACATCAcgcaaatgaaaaaaacaacttCAAGAAACTAACAGATATTTCATATCTCTTAACACACCAGAATCTGATTAGACCTACCTTTAACTCGCTGTTCATAAGCAGGACGATCACGCATCATCAATGCAGCAGCTTCTCCGTTCAATGGATCTGATGGGTTTGGATATAACAGAAGCTGGGGAAGAAATGTCTCAAACACATTCACAAGGtctgaatcaaaaaaaaagaaacccaaaaacaTAAGGTTAAATCAAAacttcaaaacaacaacaatcatttttatttcaaaatcaaccacATTTGAAATGGCACTTACCGAACATAGGACTCCAAGTTTGGTTAATCACATCTAAACAAACAGAACCCGACCTGCGATAACAAAACACACCAAAGATAAAAAAGATACAGAGGACAGATACTAAAGGTTCCAATAAATAATGCAAAACATTAAAACTCACAGTTCATCAACATTGGGGTGATAAATTTTAGTGATGAAACCAACAGATGGAGATTTGTAAGGATAAGCATCTGGAAGCTCAACTCTTATCTTCCACACACCTCCTTGATAGAGACCTATCATATCAACAAACACATAAAACCCACAAAtaagaacagaacaaaaaagCATTTCTTCACAACTTAACACCAGAAGCATCCCAAGCGCCTAACTAATCCCGGAGGCCGGAGGTGAGTAAAGTAATTATAGCAAAAGCAAGTAACCAACACACAGTGTGTTAACACAGTAGAATCAAACCAGGGCAGAAGCAAGTTTTCAAACCTTAGATCCGAATCCACCATGCGACCAACACAcgaattttacagaaaaaatgaacaaaatctaaaaaagaaacCATGAATAATTGCAAAAACCCTATATCAATCATTTCATAAGTGTAATCATCAgaatcagaaaatcaaaaaacaGTAAAGTTAACACACACAGAAGTGTGTCTGATTAAGAAGACTAAGACAATCAAACGAAActtcaataaaaacaaaaacatagttgtgttttgtgttttgtcaaAATTGTAAATCTTACTGTCTTTGGGACCATTGAATTCAACATAGAACTCTTGCATGCCATCGTTGATCGTCTCCACTTTATAATCGCTCATCATCCTGTATCAAATCAATCCAAACCCcaaaatcatcaataagaaACCGACattagaaaagttaaaaaaaaaaattcaaaattgaaatgaatgaaaaaagaGTGATTACAGTTTCATCATATCCATTTCTCTGCGTTTGCTTGGtgaagacattttttttctttcctctgagttttctgggttttttattttatttcttcttccgGATTCGagtggagatgatgaagaagaagaaaaatgtgtgagagaaaaaggaaagatttttgttttatttctttattaaattctctttttttctttcttctttcgaTGATGGAGAGAGTGAATCGAAGAGACCGTAtctcttcaatatatatatatatatatacagtatatgaatCTTACCTCAGtaaattttgttatctttttttgctttttttaattactttctccctaagtttttctttttaattactttcTCCCAAAGTTAGATTTCACATTTTGTTTCTATAGAAAAAAATCACTTcacttttataaaaatgtatggattttaaataataataaaaaattcaattattCATAGTCTAACAGTATTAAATTACATTTAAAGCGGTGACACAATTGAACGTAAAGTAGACGCTTTTACGCCACGTTGAACTTGTTGGTGTTGTTCgaccaaaaaaatggtttgggTGGACATGTCCGATCACATTTAGAATAGACTATAATAACTACTCAACTATTTTAGCTCTGACAATGTTATTTATTAGTACAACATAATGTTGTCAAACAaatcaaatagactaatagtgCGTCTACACGTAATGGTATCATTTACTAGATAAAGTCTCCTTGATTTTGACTTACTGATGTAATTAAAGAGATGTACCACACGTATTCAACAAGTGAGACTAGTGAACATACAAACTTTcgaaaacataaaatgaaataaaaagagaatgaaCAACAGAACAAGGCACTAAACTAAAATCCGAACCCTAAATATGCATAATAATAAACTCAATTTCagtttgattaatatttttctcaaacccaagaaaaaaatgaatcaaaccCAAATTGAAAACCCAGCTTTAAACAAAGAACAGAACATCtagcagattttttttttttctttttcatttctgtctttttttttttgtattcacaTAAGTGAATCTAAAACACAAACTCTAATTCTTAGGTCTCTCCTTTCGTAGACGACTTGAAACGTCTGTACAAACATATGTATAATCAACATCACtgatatgtttttgtaaattcaacTATTAGTGTATTCTTaccaaacgtttttttttttccttcttttaagttttcttctccttttcacCAGTTTCTTTGTTCCGGTACCTTCTAAGCTCCGGTACTTGCGTGTTGCTagtcgagaggagagtcaaatATCATTTCCTGCAGACCAAAACGGATCCTCTCAGACAAATCCCCCGGATGTATAACAAATATGTAAACAAGTAGAATTGGGAGTACTCATTATGGTTTACTAGAGAATAGAGTTTTCCGGAATACaccaaagaaaataatgtaCCGTATTGCAGACAGGGCAAGTTTCACTTCTCTCCATCCATTCTAGAATGCATGCAAGGTGAAAATGGTGATCACATTTGGCTAGAAGTTTTGGGTTCTGGATATCATATTCTGAATCAAAAACGAAGAcaagattataatataaaaaccaTTCGCAGTCATATAAGGTACGTTGTCTTTCAGATGTGGGAAAATCAAAAAAGTTCTTACCTTCCAAACATATGGGACAgtcctcctcttcctctattGGAACAAAGACGGCTTTTGATAGCTTGGGGTCTATATCTTCAGCAGATTCAAGATCAATCTCTGTTTGGATTTTGCTATCCATTTCTTTATGTGAGCAAGTAGTTGGAATCCCGAGGGTAATACCATCGACTGTTTCTTGAGCAGGCTCGGTATTAGCAGGTTCCACTGAAACCTCTCTTATATCAACACAAGCAGCCTGTTCACCATTTGCTGGTGCTGAGGAATTCCAATAGCCACATCGAAAGGGATAGGCGCTGGCGGTGGTATATAAGCATCAGGAGATGATGTCTCTAAGTTTGTGTCTACTACTACAACACCAGTAGAGATTGCAGAGGAAGTCCTGTTATGAGCAGAAGATAAAGGCACACGCTCTTCTGTTGCCCTCGGGTACTGCAAATACAAGTCATAAAAAGAAATTCAATCTTACAGTGGAAAACTCAATCCCCATATGCATCTCTAAGCTATATGAATCCGAGACAGAACAAGATTGATTGATTTGCagaacaacacacacacacaaaaaaaagaagtagcaAATGAATAAGGAAGTGGGAGAAGCATCACACTAACGTAGTAGTACGGAGGTCCAAGATCTACATCAGCTCTTCGTGAAGAAGAGCAACAACAGCAACCtcccatctcttcttcttttttttcttttctgttttttctatCAGAAACTACAAAAACCGAAGACTCTCCATCTATGCTAACCTACAAGAAATGTGAAGCAACAAGAAACAGAATTACATTTTCGAATTCCATAAAAGAGTAACAGTGAGTATCCATCACATATATGCAAGAAACTGAAACAAGTTTTTATCGTTTTCGATATCAGTTTAAGCTGtctatatacacaagcaaaGCCTGATCAGTGACAATAACTAAATGAGAGCAGAACACTTGAATCACTCCAAAATACAGCTACTCAACAAGTCCAAATCTACTCTTAATAATCAAAGAtagaaaaacaccaaaaagaacCTCTTCGCAAAACCAATTGAAAATCGAAACAACAGAGTTTGTTATAAAGCCTAAGGAGCATCTCTA from Camelina sativa cultivar DH55 chromosome 2, Cs, whole genome shotgun sequence includes the following:
- the LOC104730001 gene encoding ubiquitin-conjugating enzyme E2 4-like, which produces MSSPSKRREMDMMKLMMSDYKVETINDGMQEFYVEFNGPKDSLYQGGVWKIRVELPDAYPYKSPSVGFITKIYHPNVDELSGSVCLDVINQTWSPMFDLVNVFETFLPQLLLYPNPSDPLNGEAAALMMRDRPAYEQRVKEYCEKYAKPGEGSEDKSSDEELSEEEFGSDDEDEDDDDDDVAIAGKPDP
- the LOC104729983 gene encoding BTB/POZ domain-containing protein At5g41330, whose translation is MNFSTIAHESNVVSINVGGRIFQTTKQTLTLAGTDSLLSRLVVTDSTPRFVDRDPDLFSVLLYILRTGNLPARSSSSSRSFDVRDLIHESRYYGIESFLIDSLSNPSQFEPFDLRRSRILQLNGRDSPSSISPSVNGGGLHVAHGSKITSFDWSLRQKSTVLTNFSAVDSLLEISPGVLAAGATDFPGLQIIDLENGGFVRTTLNWENVTRSSSTVQAIGSSTEFLFTSFESSRRNSNSIMVYDLSTLLPVSEIDHCEIYGAGIDSAIPSTKLRWVESCNLLMVSGSHTSPSGVNGHIRFWDVRSRNMVWEIKEAHDCFSDVTVSDNLSAVFKVGVASGEVFYADLRSLGAKDPWVCLGEERKRSLNERREGLGCKLESYGNHVFCSKGSGIELWSEVITGLVGNASRDVPEGRVFRKNSFGKLADSGENKITGLAFGGSRMFVTRKDHQSIEVWQSPSRGISI